The Gopherus flavomarginatus isolate rGopFla2 chromosome 4, rGopFla2.mat.asm, whole genome shotgun sequence genomic interval TATAGCTGCCTGTCTATGTGATGAAAGTGAAATTATTTTGCTTGGGCTTctcttatataaatatttttgtgaaCTCTTATCAGTTGACTATGGCTTCGGTTCATGAGAACTCTGCAGATGTATTTTGGAAACTTTCATTCTTAACATCTACATTCTTCTTAACTAGCTATCGGAAAGGAATTGTCAAAATTAAGGCCTCAGTCCTTCAATTAGAGCCACATGAGCAGCGCTTTGTGACTGTATGGAGTTTCAGGATCTGCCCACATGGCTCTGATTGCAATATTTGCCTCAAGTCCTAATCCTGCAACAGTTATGCATGTGCTTGTTTAAGTAAAGTTGAACATgtataaatatttgcaggattgggacttaaATTGGTAGTCATGAGTAACTTGCAACTTACCATTTTGCTGTGGGTTTTGCCATCTCGTTTTTTACTTTCCTATAACTAGCGTGGAAGGTATCCTTGTAACTAAGTTCATATACATATGTTAACTCCAAGATCCTTGTGACATTTCTATTTAGCTGTAGTAAGACTGTTTTATGTAACAACCAGATTACAATTAGAGTGCATGCATTCCTTTCTATAATACGTAATTGTTaactccttttaaaaatgtattcattCTCTTGATTTATATTTAGAAATGTAAGTTGTTAATAAAATAACTGCTGATTTAGTTTTGTTAGCCTCAGTCAATACTGAATTTCTATTACACTATTTGGTAATTAATTCTTGGGGCAGCGAGGAGCAATGGCCAACCTCTGGGATTCATATTTGTTTTTGGAGGAAGGAGGGGCTGATGCCTTCTCACAAAGATAATTTGGATGGATAATAGTTTCCTTTTAAAACCCTAGAACAGTAGAAAAAAGTGGCTGGCCTCCAGCTGCTGTACACCCTCAGCTTTCACTGGAGAGTGCTATACACAGAACATGACCTCTTAAAAAACGCAAGCAGTGTGGGCAAACGAGCCAATTACTGCATTCCCTGCTTTTTTATAGTGCATTGCTGGGAAGATGATAatttcaaacacacacaaaatattagCTCTATAGTGTTCCTTAAAAATCTGTGCTCTACCTTGTCTCAGTGTACTTCACCACCCACATTAGAGCCGAGGccaaatatttcatttgtttagAGACGCTGAGCTGTTCTCCAGATATTTGCATTTCCCTATTTTAATTTTGTCCAGGTGTCTGAGAGGTGTCCCAAGCCTGTGCTTGCATAACtggtttaaatatttttatttatttattttttttaatctaaggtTTGTATCTGTGTGACTGTAAAAACCATACAAATGAGCTGTGTCACACTTACTCTTTGCCCAAAGTGGGAAGATTGAACATGTCCCACTGGTGGAAAATAGTATGAAGAAAACTGATGCAAAAGCTTTACTGCATGTTCCAGTGAGTATCTATTTTACTCCTATAGCCACTGGTGCTTAGGGAAAAATTGTCCTCTTGGTCACTGAAGAGACAGATTATGGACCTTGTTTAGAAGGGAAACTCTCTCAAATCTCCTGTAAGCGCCGCGGCGCCGGGACCTGGCCCAGTGGAGCCCCCGGAGCGCAGCATGAGCGGCACGCAGTTCAACAAGGGCCCGTCCTACGGCTTGTCCGCGGAGGTCAAGAGCAGGCTTGCCCAGAAGTATGATCCCCAGAAGGAGGCTGAACTGAGGATATGGATTGAGAGCATCACCGGGAAGGAGATCGGCCCTGATTTCCAGTTGGGGCTGAAGGATGGAGTGATCCTCTGCGAGCTCATGAACAAGCTGCAGCCAGGCTCAGTGAGGAAGATCAACCGCTCGGCTcagacctggcaccagctggAGAACCTCTCCAACTTCATCAAGGCCATGGTTCAGTACGGCATGAACCCCGTCGACCTCTTTGAAGCCAATGACTTCTTCGAGACCGGGAACATGACCCAGGTGCAGGTGTGCCTGCTGGCTCTGGCAGGCATGGCAAAGACCAAGGGGATACAAAGTAACGTGGACATCGGGGTGAAATACTCAGAGAAACAACAGAGGAACTTTGACGATGCAAAAATGAAGGCTGGCCAGTGTGTCATCGGGCTTCAGATGGGCACAAACAAGTGTGCAAGCCAGTCTGGCATGACAGCCTATGGCACCAGGAGACACCTCTATGATCCCAAAAACCAGATCCTGGCCCCCATGGACCATTCCACCATCAGCCTTCAGATGGGCACCAACAAGTGTGCTAGCCAGGTGGGCATGACGGCTCCTGGCACGAGGAGACACATCTACGACACCAAAATGGGCACCGAGAAGTGCGACAACACCTCCATGTCCCTCCAGATGGGCTCCAACCAGGGAGCCACTCAGAGCGGTCAGATCTTTGGCCTGGGCCGACAGATCTACGATCCCAAGTACTGTCCCCAGGGCAATGCCGGTGACGTGGCCAACGCAGTGTACGACCAGAGCACGGACCCACCAGAGTACCACTACTACCGAGAAGAGGAGGGCTACTGAGCCCTGGGTCCTGCTTGGCCACAAGGCCACCTCCCCAGGCCAGCTCGTGTGCAGATCTCTGTTGCCGGCAACACTCCAGTATCTATAGCCTCTttctgtaactttttttaaacaaatcttttTTTTCTGAGCAAAGACGAAAAATCCCCTGATCCTAGAGGAGAGAGTTGGTGGCTTCTTAAAATCCTCTTACCTTTGGGGTGTAGCCTGTTGTTCATATTCTGCAAGCTGCGAGCAAGGCAGGCCTTTAATTGCTGATGGAGTCCACTTCTAGTCATGCAGGGAGACACGTACCAGCAAAACATTGGGGCTACGTGTGCTTcttggggaggggagcggagTGGGGAACTTGCTCTCAAATGGGATGCAACCTTCTAGCACTGCAGTCCTCTGCGTTGCAAGAATGCTGCTTATTCTTCATGCTCTGATGTGATTCTTGTGAAGCTGTCGCAGTTCTAGCAGCATAGGTGTCGATGGCATCAAACACCCCAGGCTGTCCCAAATGACTCCTATTGACGCTAGTGAGGTCATGAAATCTCAAAGGGAATAATTAGAGGTGGATTCTCCCACATTGGCTCTGGTAAAGCCTTTGCCAGCTCTTTCTGCTTCTGGAGATCTCGCTCAAAGGGCCAAGGAATTTTTTTAGGTGCCTTTCTGTGATGCCAAAAGTGAAGCTCTAAAAGGCTCGTGCTCTTTTAATGTATATACTTTTAAAGTGAGGCAAGGACAGTAACATACCTTGGCGACATCCTAGGGACCAAGTGTTTAACTTAAAAAATCTCCCTTACATTGGAGGACTTACTCATTGTTCCCTACCAGGCTGTTGTATGGtgtaaaacacaaacaaataaatGGAAGTGGTGATGTTAAACCTTATCATCAAACAGTTCAAAGTGGTtgttgctggctggctggagaacTGGTTctgcaggctgagaaaggagataGGGGATGTGCAGTCAcaactgatctctctctctctctccctccctcccaaaacgCTGCAGGGACCTTCAAAGTAAGATAACACTAATCCAGTCAGTTGTGTCTGGAGACATAAGTCATTTGTCTGTATGTTTTGAGTTTGTTTATGCTGAAGGGCAGGTCAAAGGAAAAGTTGGTGTTCCTCCCATGCTACTATTCCTGGTTCATGAGGTATATGATTACAGTATATTTTTTCATAAACCAATTTTGTGATGTCTTTTGGAAAACCTGTTCTTCAGAGGACTGTGCCCAACCCTCCTAATCATATAGAATGGTGATGGTTCCTTTGTGACCTCTTTATTAACAGATCTCCACAGGTCATGGGGCTGCTGCATGTAATCAGTTTCTAGACTGGTACAGGAACTCCTcccttaatgttgtagttatgttcctgaaaaatgcaactttgagtgaaatgatgttaagcgaatccagtttccccataagaattaatgtaaataggggggttaggttccagggcagcttcccctactctgcaagcaccaggggcggaGGGCTCAGCCCTCAACCCACCCActtcaccccttctcccaagcccctacccttgacctgcctcttctccctctccctgacTTCCTCCCCATGCTgcatcctggctcctcccccctccctcctaaacgccgcaagccagctgattgccatgttcaggaggcaggggagcgAGGGAGGAGGCACGCTGagtcctccctcctgcccagggcaatcagctggcttgccgcgttcgggagggagggggagcctgtgcgcagagtcctcgctcctcccccctctctccaaAACCCCGCAAGCCAGATGATTGCtgccagctggaggcaggggagggaggaggaaggcatgccaagtcctcactcctcccacctccctcctgcccggGGCAATCACATGGCTTGTGGCCTTTaggaggggaggagcgaggattaGGCGtaggctccctctccctcccccctgcccggggcaatcagctggtttgcggcattcgggagggagggggagcctgcacgctgagtcctcactcctccctcctgcctccaaaaCGCCgtaagccagctgattgccatgggcaggaggagggggaaggtgctgatccgGGGATCTTCCAGCGGGTAGAAGGTGCTGGGTGGTGGGGGCAATAGGGAGgcagccagctgtggagaaagcaggcagccaaacagtgtaagagtggagcattgcacaactttagaTCAAatgttctctaactgatcagcaacaaaacaagCGTTAAGCGGGACTACTTTAATTGACGAGTTACTGTGTATCTGTTCTGCCTGATATGTCCTTCTTTTCAACACATTTACAAGACAGTAGAATCTAATCCTATGATAtctccaccccacaccccttgTTTAtgtcttctctcccctgctccccttTTGGACCAGACCACACTATCTTTGCAGATACCAGAGGGATGTCACCCTGCTTGTCACATAAAGCCATAAGGAGGCACTACTCTTTCTGGCTTCTGCGGAGAACTTGTAATTTCTGCTGCTTATCATGGACTTGCTCTTGTGGATCTGAAGGGAGAGTCCCCCTTTAGAGctgcaaaaaaaattacatctaCTGTATGGCATAGCTAGTTAGCTGCAattctgggggtgagggggtgttGCAAATTGCTTACACATTATGCTGCCTTCTCCTGGAGGAGTGAAGTTCCATTCTAGGGTCACGATGTACAGGCAGAATGAATACATAAAGTATTAAAATCTAGCATTTGCTCATAGTCTCAGACTATACAAAGTTATACTTTTAACACTGATTGTGAAATCTGTTCTGAGATAAATGTGCCACACTTCCATTTGTCAGGTTATCATTGAAGTAACAACACCTTATCTTTTCAGATAGGACATCAGGACTTGTAATAGTAAAAACTTTCTTTAAAGGCTGGAGTCTGGAATACTCTTACCATATTCTGCTGCACTAGGATGCTGTAGCTGGTCAggtgtataaaataaaataaaataaaatatattcattGCATTAATTTTTTGCAGAACTGGAGAAAACTAAATGTCAGCGTGAACAAGAACAAGCTTTGGCTAGTGGGGTTTCTTCCTACTCACAAAGGCCCAGACCCATTGGTCAGTTTGTTCCTCAGTGTGATGAGCATGGGAATTATCAACCAACTCAATGCCATTCTAGCACTGGGTATTGTTGGTGTGTGGATAGGGATGGTAATGAGATTgatggcaccagaactggaccagGAATCCGACCCCCATGTAAGTTGCTCAAGTATTTCTCTCTTCTACGGGTATCTCTTAAATTGTTGTAGCATCTATTTTCAGTGGATTCTGGTATACCATATAGGTGCAGCGCTGCACTGGAGTATTGCAGAGTTGTGCTATTTCAGTGGGAGCATGCCCGTTGCTAAACCTCTTGAAGGCTATAATTAAGGCTCTGTTTTAGTAcaggcatttttagtaaaagtcatggacaggtcacaggcagtaaacaaaaattcacggccagtgacctgtccgtgacttttactaaaaatacccctgactaaaacttagtggggggagggtggcccaggtgctgagggggacggagggaTTGGGGGTGGGTGAAAGcacgcaggcaccgcccctgcagatcccattggcttcagttcccggccaatgggagttgcaaagCCAGCGCTTTGGGTAGAGGCAACGCACAGAGCTGCCTGATCATTCCTCTACCTAGGAGCTGAGCTAGGGGGATGTCATCGCTTCCGGGGCCAGGTAAGTGTCGCCCAGAGCCCACCTCCACCCGTCCTgtacccctgccccctcccacacccaaattctgctgctgctggctggcgaGGGGGAGTGCAGTGGcccagactgccccagcagctgccagtacgactggcacaggggctgcctgagctgtccCTGAGCCAGGCACACCAGCCGCTACAGAAGTCACAGAAAGgcacagaatccatgacctctgtgacaaactcacagccttaGCTATAACACACTCTGTTGCACCAGCACGTGCAAGAAAAATTCAGAAGCTGTAAAATATCTGTTGTACTACTTTCCTTGTTACTATCCATTTATAGTGCTATTTCTTTCTAAGATGTTTGTAATTTATGCATTGAAGATAATGGCTTGCTTTCCTGTATTTGTATGAACTGACTTTTTCATTGGCTTTTTGTCATCTGTCACCAAGGTCTGAGCACAGCTGCTCCTCCTGTTGTTATTGGGCCCTCTGTTCGACCAGATTCAATTCCTCTGCCCCCAGGAACACACTTACTCTTTGCCCAAAGTGGGAAGATTGAACATGTCCCACTGGTGGAAAATAGTATGAAGAAAACTGATGCAAAAGCTTTACTGCATGTTCCAGTGAGTATCTATTTTACTCCTATAGCCACTGGTGCTTAGGGAAAAATTGTCCTCTTGGTCACTGAAGAGACAGATTATGGACCTTGTTTAGAAGGGAAACTCTCTCAAATCTCCCTTACATTGGAGGACTTACTCATTTTAGTCCCAGATTTACCTGTGCTCCACACAAATATggtatcctctctctctctctctcttttattaaaaTTCTTTATATCAGTAATAGAGTCCTGAAACTGAGGCTACAGAAAGAGTTATTTACACTAAATGAAAGGTTCCCACAGCATTTTAACTTTTCATCATGAATAAATCTTGTGTCCCTTCTTATGTCCAAAAAAGCCTGTAGCTCGTATGTGGGAACACCTCACTCTCAGACTCATGGTTTTCATTGGCTTCCTGTCCACTGCAGCCTCAAATATAAAACTCCATATTACTCTTAAAGGTCTTCCACTGAATTTGTCTTTTCTCCTCCTGTCATCTGTCTTAATATCACCCTGTTCTCCAGTCAGTTCCCTAATCACCTCAGATTACTCAATTTGTCAGTCCCCCTCTCCAGGTCTGGTCCCTGTCAGTAAATCCTTTCCCCACATTCTTTCCCACTGTTTGGAAAAAGCCTCTTCTCAAATGACTTCCTGATGCTTTTCAAATCCCATCCTCTTTTCCATAGCATGTGACTCttaaccagtggtgggcaacctgtggcccatgggctgcacaCGACCCAGCAAaataatccgctggcgggccaccagacagtttgtttatgtttacatggccacccgcagctcccagtggctgcggttcaccattcccacccaatgggagctgcagaaagtggTGGCCAGAATGTCCGtgcagcccacgccacttcccgcaggtTATTCTTTGTAGGCCAAatactgatctcagttacactggtgcaactcaGTGAGTAATGTCAGTAGAATTGCCCTGATGGAAGAGTAGAATTGGGTCCATTGTCTCTTGCCTGAAGATTTATATAATAAAAGACTGATGTAGATCTGACCCAGTAGAAACTTGGGCAGTCAGGTTGATGTATAAGCAGAACTGGACATTCCTGTCAGTGAGGCTGGTGGCTCCATCTGTCTGGTctgaataaaataattttaaaagagaaactcCAGTGGAAACCTTCATAGGAAAGGCTAACTCTTAGTTTAATTGTTAATGAAACTTTTCCGACCCTTTTTTCCTTTAAACTGAcataactggattttttttttaatcccaactTGTAACTATAGAGAGAATTGTGTAAATGTCAAGCAGAAACAGCATGTTGCTACAGGCAAACACTCTGATCACCCTGTGACCTATAGTCTGAATGCATGGTCAAGAACACCATGCATAAATAAATCTCATTTTAATGgatgtttttgaaatgccttgTTAAGGAGTTGTTGGACTCTTTGTACTCTTCCATTCTGTCAGAATCTTATCTTACTAAGGCATCACAAGAGACAGACTCAGGAATCCATACAAAATGAGGAGTGTCAGACTAAAAGTCCCATCCAATTGCTATGATAAGGATACTTTAAATCTAAATGTGTGCTCTTTAGGTTCTGCTTTCTTTTGCAATAGATTCTTAAATCTGTTCTGCTTGTCCACTGACTGTCTCAGGAAGAGGAAAAGCTgtggtttattttaaataagaatagttcatatattaaaaaatgcagttttaatttaataaattgtTTTAATATAGTACCATTCATACAAAGCAGTTCACAAACTACACACACAGCACCAATGAAATACAGCCACCTTGAGTATGTGGGTTAGTGGCAGGCAGCAACTAAACATTGCATACCACATGTTAAAGGAATGTAGGGTACAGGAGGAAGAGAACAGACTCCATATAAGGGCTACCTGAGTGCCCCAGCATTGGGAGAGTAGATTGTGGGGACAGCACTTGAATGAGTGAGGAATGGATGCATGGTGTGTATGTATCGAGTAGACTGGGCGAGGAGTTGACGCATGGGAGTGTTGGGGGCACCCCCAGTACAATCTGGGTGCATGATGGACAGGGTTGACGGTGGTGGTGACATCCAGGGAGCAGTGGGTGCACAGGTATGTTGGGGAGAGAAGGTGTGAATGGTGAGTGGATGAAATGTGGTTGTGTGAATGAGTATATTGGTGGCTGGCTGTTCTAGAGTCTAGTGGCAGAGTGTGTGATGGGTGTGAATACGTACTGGATGTGACAGATGGGTGAAAATTTAAGGTAATAGAAGGAAAGAAAGATGGGACAgttagaaagaaaagagaagttaAAGAAAGAGTAAAGAAGAAGATGAGAGAAAAACAGTGACAGGAAGGAGGTACTCATGAAAGAATGTGCGAAAGAGGGAGATAAGGAAAAATTAATCTGAAGGAAAAACACTGAAAAGTCTGGAGGGAAATATCAGGATTCCTGAAAGAAAAATATGGagaaggaggaaaaggagaaaataaGTAAAAGGCAAAGAGACTGCATCAGTCATTGAACTTGACACCAAAATAAACCAGTGTGCATGGTGTTTAATCTGATATGCAAAATTGGTTATTGGAACTATCCACAAAATTCAGCACTAACTCTCAGTAGGTCTCTGTGTTTGTAACAGAATCAAATACAATTTAAGGCCTTATTAATTAAAGGAGTTTTGATTAAATGTTTTGTGGGCTACTGAAAGATAATTCCCAGAATGCCTGTGCCTGCCAGTCCAGCCTAGATTTGTGGCGTCAGGATTACTGTTGTGAGATGGAGGGATCacaattatttccttttttagaTGAGTGAAGAGGGCATCTGGCCAGACTGCAGTCTGGACAGGGGTCGGGGTGCAGCAGCTTCTCACTTGCACTAACTACTTCTCCAACTGCTGTAAATCTGCTCCTCCTGGCCGCCCACCTCCCACCTGCCTCTATAGCTCTCCTCCATAACCTGACCCCAGCAGGGCCCCTCTGTTCATTTGCCTGCTGGGCCCTTATTCTTAACTCTGGCCCTGCATAGAGTCTGATGCTTAGATCCCAAGCCATTCTTTCTAGCTTTAGAACTGTTATTTAATATGAGGCTGTAATAATTCACTTATTGACTTACAGGACAGAGTTGTTATTGGAGTTGCGTATGACTGCATGGACAAGATGGTTTACTGGACGGAGATCAGTGGCCCCTCCATCAGTAGAGCCAGTTTGCATGGTGGGGAGCCAGCAACCATCATCAAAACAGGTAGCAATATCGGTTTCTGCTTCATAGATTCATTTCCAGCAGTGAGTGTAAAGACCTGCATACACCAACCTGCACTTACCGTCCAGTGGCTCAGCCTGACTGCTCCAAGGCTAGATTGTTTAAAagaaggtcagattggcagaaatcAGAGTGATTGAATAATCTTaagttttaaaaatctttacaTTTAGAAAACCTGTCTATTTTATTATTACTTGTATTGCGGGAGCACCTAgtgggcacagctccattgagCTAGGCACAGGACAtacagtccatgccccaaagaacttacaatctatgTATAAGGCAAGTGACAACAGGTGAATACATCTAACATGTAGGGCGAGCACAAGGTAACAGGGAGATGATTGTGATCTGGGTAATGAGCAGCACTCACCTTACACCACCTGCCAAACTATTGTTGAGTTTTTTTGTAGGCTGCTCggcaggagggatttgaaggatgaAGTAAGCATTTCTAATGGGACTGCCATCACAAGAGCTAGGACAGGTCCGCAGCAGTTTGTACTAGTAGGTATAGGCTATTGGATAGCACCATAAACTACCTTTCCACAAACTTTCATCATGAAATATAATGGATTGCTCAGCAGTCACAGTGCTAAACGGTGCTCATACTTCTGCTGTACATAGCAAAACAAACTTTGTGCCTATTAAGCCATTATAAACAGATTTGGGGAGGGGAGTTAATTTAGCAAAACAGTACAGTcacatttaaaattttattttctgtgtatctGCTTTCGTTTGTCCTGTTTTTTAATAAGTATCTCCATCTGAGGTTTATTTCTATTGGAATTGAAAGGTGCTTCATTCACTTGTTAGAGATCAATACAGTTTGGACTAAATTAAGACTCTCAAGGCAGTAGAGGGATGGGCAGCTTGcactcccctctgcccctccaaaGTGGTGGTTTTAGGGGACATTATCTCTGCATAAGGCAGAGGAAAGTGTCGTACTTCCTGGGTGCAAGTGCCAGACTGTTCAGCAAGCACAAGTGGTACAGCTGTGCA includes:
- the LOC127049541 gene encoding calponin-2-like, producing MSGTQFNKGPSYGLSAEVKSRLAQKYDPQKEAELRIWIESITGKEIGPDFQLGLKDGVILCELMNKLQPGSVRKINRSAQTWHQLENLSNFIKAMVQYGMNPVDLFEANDFFETGNMTQVQVCLLALAGMAKTKGIQSNVDIGVKYSEKQQRNFDDAKMKAGQCVIGLQMGTNKCASQSGMTAYGTRRHLYDPKNQILAPMDHSTISLQMGTNKCASQVGMTAPGTRRHIYDTKMGTEKCDNTSMSLQMGSNQGATQSGQIFGLGRQIYDPKYCPQGNAGDVANAVYDQSTDPPEYHYYREEEGY